GTAACTCCGTCTGAGACAAATCAGTGCATGTGAATTCTTAACCTGCAGGTTTGTGTCAGCTGCTGTATCTGATGAATCCATCTCACAGTCTTTTTATTACTGAATGTCTGCCTTCCAAGCACATGTGGTTAACATGCATCTCCTCACTGTTTCCATGAACGAGCTGTCAGAAAGAATGAATGCTGTATGCACTGCATTATATTTTGACATGGCTCTGTTTAAAGTAAGTGAACACAGTAGTTTGCAATTAATGAGCCTTTCGGTTCAAGTCGAGACGTGGAAAacggagagagaaaaaaatcaacttcaCAGCACAAAGTCAACAAAACTGATCATATTTATTGACCAAATGTTACAGTTCCACTGTTACACCctacaaaatacaaacaagtttGTTCATACAAGCACTGCTTGTAATGGTCTACACAACCTATGGGGTCTCTGCAGACTGATAAATGATCGACCTGCTGACACTATGGCTCTTCACAGACTCACAACCTCTGTACAGCTTCAAAGCTCGGTAacgaaaaataaataaaacatcaaaaggCCTTTCTCCTCTAATGGGTTTCACATTACTAAAGCGCTGTCAGACTAGACTGCAATCAATATTCACATCCTGCCCCCTAGTGGCACAAATCACCTCCTGCCTTTTACTCTCACTAGAAACTGTACTCCACCATCACGTAACGGGAGATTAAGTTTCATGCTGTAAGAGTAGGAAAAGGTCACAGCCACGAAAGAGGCCTCCTCGACATTCCTGAAACGTTATTCTGCTTGACACAGTCCACACGTCGAGCCttaaaccacaaacacactcatgACAGGTAATGTACAGTCGATGTGCCTTCAggcaaagaaaaagcagatgCTCGCTCGTACTCGAAGCATCCCAGTAGCTTACATTAACAGTAAACAGTGTGTCAGGGAAAAACACCGCTGAATCAGAGCAGCACATTTGACTTAAATACTTTGTCTTGATGTCGAAAACACGAGATTATGAAACAAAGTCGACATAAAATATGTGGAGATACTATTTCTGAAATGCTACACATTTAACATAGTTATACATGGAAAAATCTGAGCAAACcatttgacctgttttaaaataTCTTCCGTTGATTTCCTAAAGTGAAACACGACATAAAGAcaagatatttgccattttaagAACATCTGATGTACAAGACATGCAGAACTGATTACAGAACACAGCAAAAACCTTGACATGAAGacttttaaattaaaactgcaCTTCGCCCTCCATGTTTAAACTCTGATTATGATGGATCATCTGACTGTGATGGATCCAGCCGGCGACACTGGGATGATGTGGATGTATCGTAGATAACTGGAGATGACAGGACAGGACGTAAGGCTAACTCTTGAGTCAATGGTCCTGAAGTGGCTCACTATCCAGAGCAGCCAGTTCAGGAAATCCAAACTTGTGTTCTTGCATCCACAGTCAAAATATGAGTATTCCCAGATTTAAATATCTGTTTGCATAAGACAATAGCCGGAACTTAAACACTTGAGGTTCTGTGGAAGGTGTGGAGGCATGTTCTGGGCGTCTtaaaaaaaggtgttttaaaaaaatatctctaTTTGTGCTTCCGATTGTTACTAAGATTTACCTCCATTGTGAAGGACACATACAGCAGGACACTGGTGAAATAACTTAATCAGCTCCTCACAATGACATCTTGAGAACATGCATCACGTCCACCACGAGGGGGGAAAAGGTGTCTTTTTAGCCAAAACTGAGAAGAGTAGCGGTTTCGTGTGCAGCAGGGTAAGTCCACTATGGCTCCTTCTGCTGCTCTCAGTGCAGCTGGTTGAAGCTGATATCAGGTGCGTCACCCAGAATCAGGGTGGAGCGGCTTAGCGACGGCGAGGGGGATGCCAGGCGGAAGGCCGGATTGATGGAGTGAAGCGAGTCGCTCTTGTTGCTTCTGCTGAACGGGGGGCACAGAGCGGGCCGGCGGGGGTGTTGACGTGAGCAGCCGGCGGGCGGTGAAGGCTCTGCGGTTGGTGCTGCGGCGCTGGAGACCTCCAGGACCAGAGGGGTGGTCTTTGGAGTACCAGGGGGGCACAGGCCATTAAATTCAGAGGAGGAGTGGATCATCCTCTCCAGCACGTCCTTCGTGCTCTGAGCGCACTGTGTGAAGAGGAAAGAACAGAGGAAATCAAGAAAAAGGGAAGAGCACAAGGGGGGTTATGAAAGGCCGAGCTGCAGTGACAGTGCAGTAAAAACAGCAAGTGTGCACAGAAAACTCCGCAATGTGATTTAGAGGATTAGTTTGGAACGTTAAAAAAAGCACAGTGAAGGCAATGAGAGCTTTGGTGAAAACACTGTGAAAAGACTCAAATGGAAAAGCATGGAGGAAGTGAGTTAGATGCAGACAATGCAATTAGAACGATATAAAACGCAGAaagatttaaatgtgtgtgaagAAGCTGCTTCGTCTTGTGTCTCTTCTGgctcaaacaaagaaaaggagaaacagtttatgtgtttgtttgtcaccATGCATGCATAAAAAATGCCCCCCccaaacaagaacaaaatctCATGTTAACTAGAAGATCATCAGCCTGTAAACAACCAGCATCCATCCAGCACTAAGTGAGTGAGCACATGGTTAATGAGAGGATGAATGAATGGTAGTGAAGCATGCACATTCACATGATTCACAGGTAATCCACACCATCACCCCGAACCAATCACAACATCTGCCCCGAGCGCAGAAAATGAtcagtaaaagaaaataaataaccatTAGAGAGATGACAAGCTACTGCAAAAATGCCATGACAGAGGACACGGTGAATGGCAAAGTGAAGCGACGTTGTGATTGGTTTAATGTTCGACCCTACTCTTACCATCAACCGTCTATATGCAGCAGTGCCCTTCAGGCTGTGCAGGACAAAGAAAAATCCTGACAGTTCTCCTCCTAGCAGGGTGGAATGGATACAACACAACACGGAGCGTCAAATCTTTCATCTAGCATTTACAGACATGTACATGTTCTTCACATATAAACCCTTTTTGATACAACTTTTCCCCCAAATGTCAGACACATGAAGCCTTAAAGAGGAAAAGTAAACTCAAAACAGAGACCAAAAtctcaaaatacaaaaataatgtttatttcacACATAAAAGAACACTTGTTTAAGTgcatatgtaaaaataaaatagtttttagaaaataaagCGACGTAGCCAATAAcagatatttgatatttttgacaaaactgagacaattGTATTCAAAAGGGGTCGACCGATATAGATTTTTTCAGGGCTGATATTGATGCTGATTACCAATACTTAAAacagatatatatagatatatatatatatatatatatatatagatatatatatatatatatatatatatatatatatatatatatatatatatatatatatatatatatatatatatatatatatatatatatatatatacatatatatatttgcagtaaaaatgaaaatttcgGTGACAAATTGCTCAATCTCCAAAATGAAGCTTCATTAATATGCCtttatcattttctttctccataTGTTTAATGAAGTGACACCTTTGAGACATTTAACTTTAAGTGTTGATAGGCTATTACTCGTGATTCATAACTAATCAGACAGTGGCGTAGGTGGGACAATACTCTGGTGACTACAGATAGAAAGAGTAAGTCACACGTATTTAAAATCggttgaaagaaaaataacaatcatCAAAAAAAGTGCTGTAAATCAGATCCAATAATCGCCCAAGCCTATAACTGGTCGACCCCTTGTATTCAAAGCAAGTGACAAATGATTCATGACAAAGTGCTGATAACTCCAACACATTTGCATGTTTAATAAAAGTCAGTAATTAAGTCCTTTGTGTGCATTAGCCTTCACATCAACATACAAGCAAACTCAGTAGTAGGTAAACAAAGAGGTAGGCACAGCAATAAGATGAATCCCTAAAAGTCTAAGCAAACAAATACCAAAATGTGCAACAATGAAAGTGTTTTCTGTCCCTCAGCACACAGTGACACAGCGTAATAAATCTGCAGCAGTGTGACAGAGAACTCACTCAACAAATGGTTGCTTCTCTGGCAGTAAAAACCATTTGAAATCTCTGCCCACTTTTCTCGTGTTTTTAACTGCTCAGTGATGCCAAACAGTGCTACAGGTGACGTCCAAGACATTTTGTTCTCAAGCCCAAAGAACACAGGTGATAAATTACCTCTTTGGCAAAGTTGTTTTGTTCAGCTCTTATTAGCCAGATGGATCTCTTCTACTGTGAACGTTTGGCTTTATATCGTGCATCAGTTCCAAGCCATGAAATGTGACCCGTTTGCGAAGTTGTTCTAGTCCTGTCAGACTATTTAATAGGCCATtaactgttgcaaaaatacatgatGTTCCTTCTGATTTCAGAGATAgtacatacaaaaaaatatgcCACCGTCAGAGTGATGAGAACACGTTAATGGAACTGCATGAGGCCGACTCTGCTTGGACGGAAGGTGGAGTCTGGAGGACGGGACACACTGGGTGGGGGAAGGCACATGTCGGGGCAggctaacaacaacaacaggacagGAACTACGGGACAGTCGGGACTTGGGAGGGACCACAAGCTGTTTTATCCTACCATGTTTGCATCATTCTTGGTCGCGAAGGGAGGCAGCTCGATCTCTGAGGCAGAAGCAGCAGGTATCGCCTCATCGGGAGGAACGAAACCTCTTCTGTCAATCAGACTAGAGAACACAACAGAGGAATATGTTAGGATgcatgtaaaaatactgatccCGATTCCAATTCTGCTTATCAATTTGAGGCTTGATTCTCATTACAGCAATAGTTAAAATCTGGTTTTACATGAATGCATGAGTACTTATGATCTAACAACACAATGTACAGCATTATAGTAAAACAGTCACAGgagacatttttgtgcattgaATACTTTAACTTTTAATACCAAAATACACTTTCCTCATTAGACTCACATACGTTTGCTTAAAGTAACACTTTTAATGCAGGACTTCAATCAGTAGTATGTTTACAACTGAGTACTTACTGCACTAATGTCCATCTCTGTCTATCAAGGTGAACAAACACTTATTGTCCCCTTTTTAGCAAATTAATAAAAGTCTTGCATGTCCCCACCATAtgtatttaatcaaaaatagtTCCTTTAATTATGACTGTATAGCTACTGCTTTTAGCCCTGTTCTAAACAGGGTGTTTACGTGTTTGTAGCTTGAAATGAAGCTAAACTACTAATGTTCCAGCTCCCTTCATGAGAAGACTCTCCCTGCATCTATGGTTCAGCTGATGTGAATCTCTCTGCAATCATTTTACATGGGAAAAATCGCCAAACGATTATTCCTAAAGTAACTGCTGGTCAACATTAAGTCTTAATCGGCTGAGTTTCAGTCACCATTTCATACTTGTCCTGATgtttgacaacagaaacagcaaaatatatgaatgagaacagctttactGGGAATTCAACTGTATAAAGTCATAGTATTCCACACTAAAGTAACCCAACCAGCCCCAGTGTATTGCTTACAAAAGGGGAAGCAGAATTGAAATCACTATTTCTCAATGATTTCGTTGAAAATTGAATTTTGAAACTGCTTCTTTAAGCCCAACACTAACTGCATATGCACTCTAACTGGTGTTATCACCATGGCAACGTTCATGAAGCATATTCACTAGTAGTGAACAGAGGTGACGTTTCAACACACTAAGCTGTTGAGGTGATGGGTGAGACATGGAGTGAactttaaatgtgttaaatgtgtgaGGTGATGATAAGAATTCCTGACATCTTGACTCACCTTGGAGGCATGGGGCCACATAATGTCACGCAGCAGTTGGTTATGATGCTGTTGTAACTGTAGGGGTTCCCTGAATCGTCTGCACCTCTTTTACTTGACCAGGATCCCTTTATCTGCACAACGAACATGGAGAATAAGCCATCAGTTCAACAGCTCTTAGTgcttattgtgtattttaacatGAACTAAACAGAATCATAAATTCGCTGCTGCCATATTGAGATATCATCACTTACATCTTCATTTGTGGTGAGGTTGGAGGCTACTAAGTAGGTATGGAAGCCTGAGAGGCCCAGAATAGACCAGATGGAAAAGAAACAAATCACTAACTCCACCACAGTGCACGAGGAAGAGTCAAGGCATAACGTCACTGTCTTATCAATAATCACACATGATAGTCAAAGGCGAATGTGATTATGTAAAATTTTCCTTCCACGCTGAATCAGACAAGGTCTCTGACAGAAAATCCAGTTATAGCTTTTAAAGTCATGGAAGATTCCTAAATTATCCCCGTGAAAACTGATGCAATGAGTtgcaaaaaatatctaattagATCACCTACACCATGACatgacaaacaggaaacaacatTCTATATATACTCTGACCACAGTAACACAATGTCCTGCATATCAGCCACAGCATGAAGACATTAGTCCACACTCTCTTCGTGAGCAACAAATTGAACCACCCCGTAGTCACACAAGTCTATATTTGTCGAGCCACTGACATCATCTCACAAGGACATGAGGCAGCAAACCTACTACTAGAAAGCCATCTGCTTAAAAGCACTGCTTTGCTGGATTCTAACTCTCTGATCCTATTAAGCGTGAGCTTAGGCTGAGAAGCAGCGGGAAATGCCTCGTCAACAGTTtaacttctttttcttcttggcACAAATCGGTCGCAAattcaaaaacatcacattaatcacataaacattaaatacactGATAATGTGAACATTCAGAATAAACAAAGGGATATCTTGCAGGGCTCTCTTGAATGGCTTGAACAAGGCCTTTAGTTGCttgagaacctggagaaaaacataaacaaaacagaaattgtaTCATTTTAAAGTGGTTCCTGACAATACGGCAGGACCATCACACAATCATTAAGTGCATTTGAGGTACAATACTTACGCAGGGTAATGTGTGTGATGACACAGCCAAATATGAAAGACGtcagaaaagacagagagatgaTGAAGCTGTAGAAATAGCGGTAATTGCGTTTTCCCACACAGTTTCCTACCCATGGACAGTGGTGGTCAAACCGTtctgagggggaaaaaacagtATACATACCAGAGATTAGAGTTAAGtttacagcagttttaaaaGGTTAATACCCAACAAATTAAATGATACTGAGGCAAAGAGGCTAATAATTTCCTGAGTCCACTAATAGAATTAGAATATGGATCAACCCATTCATCTTTTTATGGATCTGTATCTGCTTATTTTTCCGGTTTGTTGTTTTGCGATAAAAACCTAAATCCTAGTCTACAGCAGTGCCTTACTAATGCATAAATCTTTCACTGTGTACTtcatgtactttttaaaaacaactccAAAGTGTTTAAgtctaaaaacaacagcagagtaGCCATTTGAACATTGAAGCATTTTTTGCTTGCTGTAATCATTCATCCTGTTCATGGTGGCCCATAAAGAAATCCCACCTAATGCAATTTCAGGGTAAGTGATGGGGAACAAAGTCCTTAATCTGAATAAAAGTGAATTCCAAAGTCGAACTGAAGCCCATGTGAGGCTGAGTCAGACTAATCGAGTGGATACAAAGTTCAAATTTACAAACCTTTTAGAAGGAAATTGCCTCTTTGTATTACTAACCTCCTGTGGAATTACAGCAAGCAAATAATGTCAGAGGAAACACAAGGGAAAATTCcaattaaaaatactgtaacCTTGGAAGTAACGCAAACAATCTGATTTTCTTCCCTAGGAAGCAGGTTTGGCAGGGATCTTTCACCAGTCAGTATAAACAGGAGGGATTATTACATtagggctaaaaaaaaaatataggaTAGGGAAAAAAATTTAGGATACACAGGATACACATTTTGCACCACTTCTGATCCAggatttaaatgttatttcaatGGTTTTACAAATCCATTTTCATGAAAAAGTCATGCATTTGAAGGCACTGCATTAATTCTCCATCACAAAATCTATTACACATTGAATATCGAACGGAGGTAAAAATatactgcaaaacaaaaatcacagtatatgccagaaaaattgcaattagaCATTTTTCCAAAATCATTCAGCCCTGTACTACAGCAAgcaaaaactgtttgaatggaCACGAGTATAGTTTTAAGATACACttagaaaaatggaaatttgtCCTTCAGTAAGAGAGATTCATGATGAGCAGTTTACTTTGTCTTGCCAGTTGATGGCCTAATGCTTTAAAGACCCCTCACTGTTGACAGACTACCCAGAACCTGCATATACCAGTACTAAAGTGATTTGCTCACTTCAGATCAACAGCCAGTTATACAATTTTAGgtggttttatttaaaaatttggcAGTTTGTGAGGCAGATTTGAGGTTTCAGTCTAAAGATCAAGTGTTAATGCATATTGTGATATTGAAACATTTCGGTATCTTAGATTTAAGATATAAATCAGGGGAATAATACAAGAAGGTAGACTGTTAAAGACCTAAAGACTCCTTAAAGACTCctttgtgtatcaaagttacatatttagaaattttttattccatgaaaataatcacttCAAGTATTAAAAAGGCTCAACAAGGTCCCTGCCTCCCGCTTCATGcacctgcagctcagcacaccatgTCACCTGTGATTTTGCTCGAAAATTTTAAAACTACTGTACGTTACACAATAACAAGTAGTTATATTGGAACAATTCAGCCTTATATGTTCGACAGGACTGATTTATTAGGCTTGGAACAGAGAAAACCCAAGAAGtctaaatccatgtttttgagactgtcatgaATGGCTCAGACATGGCATTGACTGTCTATTTTGGTAATGATATATCTGCTAGCATATAAAAAAGACTATAAGGACATGCCAACAATGttaaaaagtttgatttt
This genomic stretch from Amphiprion ocellaris isolate individual 3 ecotype Okinawa chromosome 9, ASM2253959v1, whole genome shotgun sequence harbors:
- the zdhhc18a gene encoding palmitoyltransferase ZDHHC18a isoform X1; this translates as MKNCEYQQIDPRALSVSPLSVQSHTEKKEQRPRRKWEVFPGKNRFFCDGRIIIARQSGVLPLTLGLIVVTCGLFFAFDCPFLVEHLTIFIPVIGGVLFVFVVTSLLRTSFTDPGILPRATPDEAADIERQIDTSGSSTYRPPPRTKEILINQQVVKLKYCFTCKMFRPPRTSHCSLCDNCVERFDHHCPWVGNCVGKRNYRYFYSFIISLSFLTSFIFGCVITHITLRSQATKGLVQAIQESPASVVELVICFFSIWSILGLSGFHTYLVASNLTTNEDIKGSWSSKRGADDSGNPYSYNSIITNCCVTLCGPMPPSLIDRRGFVPPDEAIPAASASEIELPPFATKNDANMCAQSTKDVLERMIHSSSEFNGLCPPGTPKTTPLVLEVSSAAAPTAEPSPPAGCSRQHPRRPALCPPFSRSNKSDSLHSINPAFRLASPSPSLSRSTLILGDAPDISFNQLH
- the zdhhc18a gene encoding palmitoyltransferase ZDHHC18a isoform X2, which produces MKNCEYQQIDPRALSVSPLSVQSHTEKKEQRPRRKWEVFPGKNRFFCDGRIIIARQSGVLPLTLGLIVVTCGLFFAFDCPFLVEHLTIFIPVIGGVLFVFVVTSLLRTSFTDPGILPRATPDEAADIERQIDTSGSSTYRPPPRTKEILINQQVVKLKYCFTCKMFRPPRTSHCSLCDNCVERFDHHCPWVGNCVGKRNYRYFYSFIISLSFLTSFIFGCVITHITLRSQATKGLVQAIQESPASVVELVICFFSIWSILGLSGFHTYLVASNLTTNEDIKGSWSSKRGADDSGNPYSYNSIITNCCVTLCGPMPPSLIDRRGFVPPDEAIPAASASEIELPPFATKNDANMEENCQDFSLSCTA